In one Parambassis ranga chromosome 6, fParRan2.1, whole genome shotgun sequence genomic region, the following are encoded:
- the nt5m gene encoding 5'(3')-deoxyribonucleotidase, mitochondrial: MLPFSTTRLLGRGKTLLCDPFKRICVNMSSSSASGKRLRVLIDMDGVLADFEGGFLKKYRARYPDEPYITLEDRRGFWVSKQYGQLKSDLCEKAISIWRSKDFFIDLEPLPGGVEAVKEMAKMDDTDVFICTSPIKYYKHCPYEKYAWVEKHLGHDFLDQVILTRDKTLISGDILIDDKPDILGVEPKPTWEHILFTACHNKHVSLSPSQKRLMSWSDDWKAMLDSKRQ, translated from the exons ATGTTACCGTTTAGTACAACACGCCTACTCGGAAGAGGGAAAACTTTGCTCTGTGATCCGTTTAAGAGGATTTGCGTAAACATGTCGTCCTCTTCCGCTTCGGGTAAGAGACTGCGGGTTCTGATTGACATGGACGGGGTCCTTGCGGACTTCGAAGGGGGGTTCTTGAAAAAGTATCGGGCCAGGTACCCGGACGAGCCCTACATCACCCTGGAGGACAGGAGGGGGTTCTGGGTGTCAAAACAGTACGGACAGCTGAAGAGTGACCTGTGT GAGAAAGCCATCAGTATCTGGAGGTCCAAAGACTTCTTCATAGACCTCGAGCCACTACCAGGAGGAGTGGAGGCGGTCAAGGAGATGGCCAAGATGGATGA CACAGATGTCTTTATTTGCACCAGTCctataaaatattacaaacacTGCCCGTATGAGAAG TACGCCTGGGTGGAGAAGCATTTGGGCCATGACTTTCTGGACCAGGTCATTCTGACCAGAGACAAGACATTAATCAGCGGTGACATCCTCATAGATGACAAGCCTGACATTCTAG GCGTGGAGCCCAAACCAACATGGGAACACATCCTGTTCACCGCTTGTCACAACAAGCACGTGTCCCTCAGCCCGTCCCAGAAACGACTCATGTCCTGGTCGGACGACTGGAAGGCCATGCTGGACAGCAAGAGACAGTGA
- the cops3 gene encoding COP9 signalosome complex subunit 3, translating into MASALEQFVNNVRQLSAQGQMTQLCELINKSGELLAKNLSHLDTVLGALDIQEHSLGVLAVLFVKFSMPNIPDFETLFSQVQLFISTCNGEHIRYATDTFAGLCHQLTNALVERKQPLRGVVVLKQAIDKMQMNTNQLTSVHADLCQLCLLAKCFKPALPFLELDMMDICKENGAYDAKHFLCYYYYGGMIYTGLKNFERALYFYEQAITTPAMAVSHIMLEAYKKYILVSLILHGKVQPLPKYTSQIVGRFIKPLSNAYHELAQVYTTNNPAELRSLVNKHSETFTRDNNTGLVKQCLSSLYKKNIQRLTKTFLTLSLQDMASRVQLSGPQEAEKYVLHMIEDGEIYASINQKDGMVCFHDNPEKYNNPAMLHKIDQEMLKCIELDEKLKSMDQEITVNPQFVQKSMGSQEDDVGSKTSSYS; encoded by the exons ATGGCTTCTGCCTTGGAGCAGTTTGTGAACAATGTGCGGCAGCTCTCCGCTCAAG GCCAGATGACTCAGCTGTGTGAGTTGATCAACAAGAGTGGGGAGCTTTTGGCCAAAAATCTATCCCACCTGGACACAGTCCTGGGGGCCTTGGATATCCAGGAGCACTCCCTAGGCGTGCTGGCTGTGCT ATTTGTAAAGTTCTCCATGCCAAACATCCCTGACTTTGAGACGCTCTTCTCCCAAGTTCAGCTCTTCATCAGTACCTGCAATGGGGAACACATTAGATATGCAACAGACACTT TTGCTGGCCTCTGCCACCAGTTGACAAATGCCCTTGTAGAGCGGAAACAg CCATTGAGGGGTGTCGTCGTCCTAAAACAGGCAATAGACAAAATGCAGATGAACACAAACCAACTTACCTCAGTTCATGCAGACCTGTGTCAG CTGTGCTTGTTAGCAAAGTGCTTCAAGCCCGCCCTGCCCTTCTTGGAGCTGGACATGATGGACATCTGCAAGGAGAACGGAGCATACGACGCTAAGCACTTTTTATGTTACTACTACTATGGTGGCATGATCTACACGGGCCTCAAAAACTTTGAAAGAGCACTGTATTTTTATGAACAG GCAATAACCACTCCAGCCATGGCAGTGAGCCACATCATGTTGGAAGCCTATAAAAAATACATCCTGGTGTCACTCATTCTCCACGGCAAAGTACAGCCCCTGCCCAAATACACCTCACAAATAGTAGGGAGGTTCATCAAG CCCCTGAGCAACGCATACCACGAGTTAGCTCAGGTCTACACCACCAACAACCCGGCTGAGCTGCGCAGCCTGGTCAACAAACACAGCGAGACCTTCACTCGAGACAACAACACAGGCCTGGTCAAACAGTGCCTCTCCTCCCTCTACAAGAAAAACATCCAGAGGCTAacaaag ACCTTCCTGACGCTGTCTTTGCAAGACATGGCGAGTAGAGTCCAGCTGTCAGGTCCCCAGGAAGCAGAGAAATACGTCTTACATATG ATTGAAGATGGTGAGATCTACGCTAGCATTAACCAAAAGGACGGCATGGTCTGCTTCCATGACAACCCCGAAAAATACAACAACCCAGCAATGCTCCACAAAATTGACCAAGAG ATGTTGAAATGTATAGAGCTGGATGAGAAACTAAAGTCTATGGATCAGGAAATCACAGTAAACCCACAATTTGTGCAGAAG AGTATGGGATCGCAGGAGGATGATGTTGGTAGCAAAACATCAAGTTATTCCTGA